From the Opitutia bacterium genome, one window contains:
- a CDS encoding ABC transporter permease, giving the protein MSSLFSANVVRQTLRRLARERGFTATVVLTLTLCIGANVAIFAVVDAVLVRALPFPEPDRLIVAVNAYPGAGVERAGASLPNYYDRKAAIKAFASTAIIQGGSATVGEAGSPQRVDRARVSPEFFATLGVPLAMGRTFTEEEMFYKAANVAILTDGYWRAHFNADPAVLGKTFTVDSQPVTIIGVLPPGFRYLSEKAQFFIPAASNPEDRKPDRRHSNNFMLIARLAPGATLATAQAQIDAFNAEQIKDDPFAHLIKGAGFTTKVFSLHADHVREVRPVLLMLQGGVLFLLLIGGVNLVNLLLIRASGRAKEIAVRQALGASRRDIANGVVLETVLLALIGGLLGLAIGAAGVQLLASLGTDQLPLGATVAFDARVAFAALAGSVVVGLALALPVIWFNSHTRLAPVLQAESRGGTVTRSTQRLRHAFIVTQVGLAYVLLAGAGLLGVSLQRVLATKPGFNPDQVLTGQIALPWKNYPETKPRLAFVERLLTELRAQPGVTAVGLSTNLPMTGDTNNNAIAIEGIELKPGDTIRAHYTSSGVGDYWRALNIPLRDGRLLEDADNHREQRVCVVDEDFARRYWPGQSALGHRLVNGPTFEEKEAFTIVGVVGSVKQTNLAETAAQGAIYFPYQHYAAMNFSVVIRSTLPAATLAPMLQKTVLSIDAALPVNDIKSMQAWVDESVVVRRSPAVLAAIFAAVALILAAIGTYGVLAYAVNQRRREIGVRMALGAQPQQVLGQFLGLGAKLLFAGTALGLVGAWGVGRAMKSQLFGVESLHWGVFGGTAVVLLLVVFAATFLPSHRASRVSPIDALRDD; this is encoded by the coding sequence GTGAGTTCACTGTTTTCGGCCAACGTCGTCCGTCAAACCCTCCGTCGGCTCGCCCGCGAGCGCGGCTTCACCGCTACGGTCGTCCTGACGCTCACGCTCTGCATCGGCGCCAATGTCGCGATCTTCGCGGTCGTGGATGCGGTGCTGGTCCGCGCCCTGCCGTTTCCCGAGCCGGACCGGCTGATCGTTGCCGTGAACGCCTATCCCGGCGCCGGCGTCGAGCGGGCGGGGGCCTCGCTCCCGAACTACTACGACCGCAAGGCCGCCATCAAGGCGTTCGCTTCCACCGCCATCATTCAAGGCGGCAGCGCCACGGTGGGCGAAGCCGGTTCGCCGCAACGGGTGGACCGCGCGCGCGTGTCGCCCGAATTTTTTGCCACCCTCGGCGTGCCGCTCGCGATGGGCCGCACGTTCACCGAGGAGGAAATGTTCTACAAGGCGGCCAATGTCGCCATCCTCACCGACGGCTACTGGCGCGCGCACTTCAACGCCGATCCCGCGGTGCTCGGCAAGACGTTCACGGTCGACAGCCAGCCGGTCACCATCATCGGCGTGCTGCCGCCCGGCTTCCGTTACCTTTCCGAGAAGGCGCAGTTCTTCATTCCCGCCGCCTCGAACCCCGAGGATCGCAAGCCGGACCGCCGGCACTCGAACAATTTCATGCTCATCGCGCGTCTCGCGCCGGGAGCCACGCTCGCGACCGCGCAGGCGCAGATCGACGCGTTCAACGCCGAGCAGATCAAGGACGACCCGTTCGCGCACCTGATCAAGGGCGCCGGCTTCACCACGAAGGTCTTCTCGCTTCATGCCGACCACGTGCGCGAGGTGCGTCCGGTGCTGCTGATGCTGCAGGGCGGCGTGCTTTTCCTGCTACTCATCGGTGGGGTCAACCTCGTCAACTTGCTCCTCATCCGCGCGAGCGGACGCGCCAAGGAAATCGCCGTGCGGCAGGCGCTCGGCGCGAGTCGCCGCGACATCGCGAACGGCGTGGTGTTGGAGACGGTGCTGCTGGCCCTGATCGGCGGCTTGCTCGGACTCGCGATCGGCGCGGCCGGCGTGCAACTGCTCGCCTCGCTCGGCACCGATCAGCTCCCGCTCGGTGCAACGGTCGCCTTCGATGCTCGCGTCGCCTTCGCCGCGCTCGCCGGCTCGGTGGTGGTGGGCCTCGCGCTGGCGCTGCCAGTCATTTGGTTCAATTCCCATACGCGCCTCGCGCCGGTGCTGCAGGCCGAGAGTCGTGGCGGCACGGTCACGCGCTCGACGCAGCGGCTGCGTCACGCGTTCATCGTCACCCAGGTCGGTCTCGCCTACGTGCTGCTCGCCGGCGCGGGATTGCTCGGGGTCAGCCTCCAACGCGTGTTGGCGACGAAGCCGGGTTTCAACCCCGACCAGGTGCTCACCGGCCAAATCGCGCTGCCGTGGAAAAATTACCCCGAAACGAAGCCGCGGCTGGCCTTCGTGGAGCGCTTGCTGACCGAGCTGCGTGCGCAGCCCGGGGTGACCGCCGTCGGCTTGAGCACGAATCTTCCGATGACTGGCGACACCAACAACAACGCCATTGCCATCGAGGGCATTGAACTCAAGCCCGGCGACACGATCCGCGCGCACTACACGTCGAGCGGCGTCGGCGACTACTGGCGGGCGCTGAATATCCCGCTGCGCGACGGAAGACTCCTCGAAGATGCGGACAACCATCGCGAGCAGCGCGTGTGCGTCGTGGATGAGGACTTCGCTCGTCGCTACTGGCCGGGCCAGAGCGCGCTGGGCCACCGGCTGGTAAACGGTCCGACGTTCGAGGAGAAGGAAGCGTTCACGATCGTCGGCGTCGTCGGCAGCGTGAAGCAGACGAACCTCGCCGAGACCGCCGCGCAGGGCGCGATCTATTTCCCTTATCAGCACTACGCGGCGATGAATTTCTCCGTCGTGATCCGCAGCACGCTGCCGGCCGCCACCTTGGCGCCGATGCTGCAGAAGACCGTGCTGTCGATCGACGCGGCGTTGCCGGTGAACGACATCAAGTCCATGCAGGCGTGGGTCGACGAGTCCGTCGTCGTCCGGCGCTCGCCGGCCGTGCTCGCCGCCATCTTCGCCGCGGTGGCGCTCATCCTCGCTGCCATCGGCACCTACGGCGTGCTCGCCTACGCGGTGAACCAACGTCGTCGCGAGATCGGCGTGCGGATGGCGCTCGGCGCGCAGCCGCAGCAGGTGCTCGGGCAATTCCTCGGTCTCGGCGCCAAGTTGCTTTTCGCCGGCACGGCGCTCGGGCTCGTGGGCGCGTGGGGCGTCGGGCGGGCGATGAAGAGCCAGCTCTTCGGCGTCGAGTCGCTGCATTGGGGTGTGTTCGGCGGGACGGCGGTTGTCCTGCTGCTCGTCGTCTTCGCGGCGACCTTCCTGCCGTCGCACCGCGCATCGCGCGTGTCGCCGATCGACGCCCTGCGCGACGATTGA
- a CDS encoding nucleoside kinase encodes MSETCFVSKSEVVDLHLPDGRSLRGARGASLEKLLQPLQAVWPSRIVGAIVNGELHELTYRLELEAHVRPVAMTDADGARIYRRSLTFLLSTAFRRQFPGATLRVDHALSSGGYYCQVHGREPLTADELARLRDEMRLLVAQNLPFENRQVPVAEAIQLFEARGDTDKVRLLRHRTRPRIDLYQVDGYVDYHHGYMVPSTGYLEWFDLVATNDGLALLYPRQHAPKQPTALVQSPKLLSAFRQYGDWLHRLGIGDVGALVDAIKARRTREIMLVSEALHEQHIAAIAQQIAERGDRARVVLISGPSSSGKTTFSRRLAVQLLARGLSPFALEMDNYFMERERTPRDAEGKFDFETIDALKLDQLGEHLGHLLEGREVQLPRYNFHLGRQEPGETVRLRPGQIVILEGIHGLNPRLVPPALAAQAFKIYASALTQLSLDRHNRLSTTDTRLIRRIVRDARDRGYSAIDTLSRWESVRRGEKLHIFPHQENADAMFNSALVYELAALRPIAEPLLRQVPYGTPEHVEALRLLSLLQWFAPIEADQVPENSILREFLGGSCLKDFKAWGG; translated from the coding sequence ATGTCCGAGACCTGTTTTGTTTCCAAAAGCGAGGTGGTTGACCTCCATCTGCCCGACGGGCGCAGTCTTCGCGGCGCGCGCGGTGCGTCCCTCGAAAAGCTCCTCCAGCCGTTGCAGGCGGTGTGGCCGTCGCGAATCGTCGGCGCGATCGTCAACGGCGAGCTGCACGAGTTGACCTACCGGCTCGAACTCGAGGCGCACGTCCGCCCCGTCGCGATGACCGATGCCGACGGCGCGCGCATTTACCGGCGCTCGCTCACGTTCCTGCTCTCCACGGCGTTTCGGCGGCAGTTCCCCGGGGCCACGCTCCGCGTCGACCATGCGCTGTCGTCGGGCGGCTACTATTGCCAGGTGCACGGACGCGAGCCGTTGACCGCCGATGAACTCGCGCGTTTGCGCGACGAAATGCGGCTGCTCGTGGCGCAGAACCTGCCGTTCGAGAACCGCCAGGTTCCCGTGGCCGAGGCGATTCAGCTCTTCGAGGCGCGCGGCGACACCGACAAGGTCCGCCTCCTGCGGCATCGCACGCGGCCGCGCATCGATCTCTACCAAGTCGACGGCTACGTGGACTACCATCACGGCTACATGGTGCCCTCGACCGGTTACTTGGAGTGGTTCGACCTGGTCGCGACCAACGATGGGCTCGCGTTGCTCTATCCGCGGCAGCACGCGCCGAAGCAGCCGACCGCGCTCGTGCAATCGCCCAAGCTCCTCTCCGCCTTCCGCCAATACGGCGACTGGCTCCACCGCCTCGGCATCGGCGATGTCGGCGCCCTCGTCGACGCGATCAAGGCCCGGCGCACGCGCGAGATCATGCTCGTTTCCGAGGCGCTGCACGAGCAGCACATCGCCGCCATCGCGCAGCAGATCGCCGAGCGGGGCGATCGCGCGCGGGTCGTGCTGATCTCGGGGCCTTCGTCCTCGGGCAAGACCACTTTTTCCCGTCGCCTCGCGGTGCAGCTGCTCGCGCGCGGCCTGTCGCCGTTCGCGCTCGAGATGGACAATTACTTCATGGAGCGGGAGCGCACGCCGCGCGATGCCGAAGGGAAGTTCGATTTCGAAACCATCGACGCGCTCAAGCTCGACCAGCTCGGCGAACATCTCGGCCACCTGCTCGAGGGACGCGAGGTGCAGCTGCCGCGCTACAACTTCCACCTCGGCCGCCAGGAACCGGGCGAAACCGTCCGGCTCCGTCCGGGCCAGATTGTGATCCTCGAGGGCATTCACGGGCTGAATCCGCGCCTCGTCCCGCCCGCGCTCGCCGCGCAGGCCTTCAAGATCTACGCCTCCGCGCTTACCCAGCTCAGCCTCGACCGGCACAACCGCCTCTCGACCACCGACACGCGCCTCATCCGTCGCATCGTCCGCGATGCCCGTGATCGCGGCTACTCCGCCATCGACACGCTCTCGCGTTGGGAATCGGTGCGACGCGGCGAGAAGCTGCACATTTTTCCGCACCAGGAAAACGCCGACGCGATGTTCAATTCCGCGCTCGTCTACGAACTTGCCGCCTTGCGACCGATCGCCGAGCCGCTGCTCCGCCAGGTGCCCTACGGCACGCCGGAACACGTGGAGGCCCTGCGTCTCCTGTCCCTGCTCCAATGGTTCGCCCCGATCGAGGCGGATCAGGTGCCAGAGAACTCGATCCTGCGCGAATTCCTCGGCGGTTCCTGCCTGAAGGATTTCAAGGCCTGGGGCGGTTGA
- a CDS encoding purine-nucleoside phosphorylase, with the protein MTEQQQHVENVRQSAAKIAAACGSLAPKIALILGSGLGGLAAKVQDAVVIAYRDLPGFPILTVAGHAGQLIVGKLDGVPVIVLNGRKHFYETTDAYPLKTMIRAVKAAGVETLFLSNAAGSLRSHIGVSQLMLITDHINFLGLNPLTGPNDDAFGPRFFPVSDAWDPGLRAKIKAVAQREGVTLHEGVYVAFRGPSFETPAEIRMAQGWGGDAVGMSSVPDCLIARHCGLKVAGVSCITNMGAGLSDEHLTHAHTLENAARGAAAFEKLVIAAVKEL; encoded by the coding sequence ATGACCGAACAGCAACAGCACGTCGAAAACGTCCGCCAGTCCGCCGCGAAGATTGCCGCCGCCTGCGGCTCACTCGCGCCGAAGATCGCCCTCATTCTCGGCTCCGGTCTCGGCGGCCTCGCGGCGAAAGTGCAGGACGCGGTCGTGATCGCGTATCGCGACCTGCCCGGCTTCCCGATTCTCACCGTCGCGGGCCACGCGGGGCAGTTGATCGTCGGCAAGCTCGATGGCGTGCCCGTGATCGTGTTGAACGGCCGCAAGCATTTCTACGAGACCACCGACGCGTATCCGCTGAAGACCATGATCCGCGCCGTGAAAGCCGCGGGCGTCGAAACGCTCTTCCTCTCCAACGCCGCCGGCAGCCTGCGTTCACACATCGGCGTGAGCCAGCTGATGCTGATCACGGACCACATCAATTTCCTCGGACTCAACCCGCTCACCGGACCGAACGACGACGCGTTTGGCCCGCGTTTCTTTCCGGTCAGCGATGCGTGGGACCCGGGCCTGCGCGCGAAGATCAAGGCCGTCGCGCAACGCGAGGGCGTGACGTTGCACGAAGGCGTTTACGTGGCGTTCCGCGGTCCGTCGTTCGAGACGCCGGCGGAAATCCGCATGGCGCAAGGGTGGGGCGGCGACGCGGTCGGCATGTCCAGCGTGCCCGATTGCCTCATCGCGCGGCACTGCGGGCTGAAGGTCGCGGGCGTGTCGTGCATCACGAACATGGGCGCCGGCCTCTCCGACGAGCACCTCACGCACGCGCACACGCTCGAGAACGCGGCGCGCGGCGCGGCGGCCTTCGAGAAGCTCGTGATCGCGGCGGTGAAGGAACTCTGA
- a CDS encoding gamma-glutamyltransferase — MRHLRRLLATALAIAIAAVSFAQAARTNKPILHGRNWVAVTGKPLGATAGAMIFAKGGNAVDATCAMLAAVCTMWDTLGWGGETQALIYNPHTKQVIGINALGVAPTGATVEFFKRNGYAYPPEYGPLAAVTPGTPGGLMTMLAEYGTMSLADVLAPAIAMADGYPIEQQAADQIERFRGEITKWPYSKQVFLTHLDEKDPAKRAAPRAGEIFHQPDLAAMLRQLVDAEKTALAAGKDRKAAIMAAYDRFYRGDIADELVRSTREQGGLFTKEDLANWRVKIEPPVSTNYRGIEVYKLTTWTQGPALLQALNILENADLRAMGYNSARYIHTVYQAMNLAFADRDFYYGDPDFPPEEPVRGLLSKDYAKARFQTIDWAKNDAKAHPGDPYPFQGGANPFAELLKKWTPQPPSSATKPASFQVAASTPPIFSDDEYFKMGTTSIQAADAEGWVVSVTPSGGWIPAVVAGKTGVGLSQRMQSWVLDPAMNPFNVLEPGKRPRVTLTPSLALKDGKPLLAFSVQGGDTQDQNLLQFFLSFVEFGMNVQQSVEAAAFNSYQMQSSFGDHRSEPGRIQVRADTPPWVRAELTKMGYKVETAERTSGPVTAIYIDQANRTFQGAASDFGEDYGIAW, encoded by the coding sequence ATGCGTCACCTTCGTCGCCTCCTCGCCACCGCGCTGGCCATCGCGATCGCCGCTGTCTCCTTCGCCCAGGCGGCACGCACCAACAAGCCGATCCTCCACGGCAGGAACTGGGTCGCCGTCACCGGCAAGCCGCTCGGCGCCACCGCGGGCGCGATGATCTTCGCCAAGGGCGGCAACGCCGTGGATGCCACCTGCGCGATGCTCGCCGCCGTGTGCACGATGTGGGACACGCTCGGCTGGGGCGGCGAGACGCAGGCGCTCATCTACAACCCGCATACTAAGCAGGTCATCGGCATCAACGCGCTCGGCGTCGCTCCGACCGGCGCGACGGTCGAGTTCTTCAAGAGAAACGGCTACGCGTATCCGCCGGAATACGGTCCGCTCGCTGCGGTGACGCCGGGCACGCCGGGCGGATTGATGACGATGCTCGCGGAATACGGCACGATGTCGCTCGCCGATGTCCTCGCGCCCGCCATCGCCATGGCCGACGGCTATCCGATCGAGCAGCAGGCGGCCGACCAGATCGAGCGCTTCCGCGGCGAAATCACGAAGTGGCCGTATTCGAAGCAGGTCTTTCTCACGCACCTCGACGAAAAGGACCCGGCCAAGCGCGCCGCGCCGCGCGCGGGCGAGATTTTCCACCAGCCGGATCTCGCCGCCATGCTGCGCCAGCTCGTCGACGCCGAGAAGACCGCGCTCGCCGCGGGCAAGGACCGCAAGGCCGCCATCATGGCCGCCTACGACCGCTTCTACCGCGGCGACATCGCCGACGAACTCGTGCGCAGCACGCGCGAGCAAGGCGGCCTCTTCACGAAAGAGGACCTCGCGAATTGGCGCGTGAAAATCGAACCGCCCGTCTCGACGAACTACCGCGGCATCGAGGTCTACAAGCTCACGACGTGGACGCAGGGGCCCGCGCTGTTGCAGGCGCTCAATATCCTCGAGAACGCCGACCTCCGCGCGATGGGCTACAACAGCGCGCGCTACATCCACACCGTCTACCAAGCGATGAACCTCGCGTTCGCCGACCGCGATTTCTACTACGGCGATCCCGATTTCCCGCCCGAGGAGCCGGTCCGCGGCCTGCTCTCGAAGGACTACGCGAAGGCGCGCTTTCAGACGATCGATTGGGCGAAGAACGATGCCAAGGCGCATCCGGGCGACCCGTATCCGTTTCAAGGCGGCGCGAATCCCTTCGCCGAGTTGCTGAAAAAATGGACGCCGCAGCCGCCCTCGAGCGCGACCAAGCCCGCGTCGTTCCAGGTCGCGGCGTCCACGCCGCCGATCTTTTCCGATGACGAATATTTCAAAATGGGCACGACCTCGATCCAAGCGGCGGACGCCGAGGGCTGGGTCGTCTCCGTGACGCCGAGCGGCGGTTGGATTCCCGCGGTCGTCGCCGGCAAGACCGGCGTCGGCCTCTCGCAGCGCATGCAGAGCTGGGTGCTCGATCCGGCGATGAACCCGTTCAACGTGCTCGAGCCCGGCAAGCGCCCGCGCGTGACGCTCACGCCCTCGCTCGCGCTGAAGGACGGCAAGCCGCTCCTCGCGTTCTCGGTGCAAGGCGGCGACACGCAGGACCAGAACCTCCTGCAGTTTTTCCTCAGCTTCGTCGAATTCGGCATGAACGTGCAGCAATCCGTCGAGGCCGCCGCGTTCAACAGCTACCAAATGCAGTCGTCCTTCGGCGACCATCGCAGCGAGCCGGGCCGCATCCAAGTGCGCGCCGACACGCCGCCGTGGGTCCGCGCCGAGCTGACGAAGATGGGCTACAAGGTCGAGACCGCCGAGCGCACGAGCGGCCCGGTCACGGCAATCTACATCGACCAGGCGAACCGCACCTTCCAAGGCGCCGCATCGGATTTCGGCGAGGACTACGGCATCGCGTGGTAG
- the rapA gene encoding RNA polymerase-associated protein RapA has protein sequence MSLSVAGQRCLSEREPELGLGIVAQVDRAAKRIAVDFPAAGERRLYALNTPVLKRVQFRAGEVVATRAGARFTVEGVTEQDGLLTYAGEGRSVREDEVSDVTSVSRPPERLLAGQAEPGEVFDLRLRTLRWQAAWRQSEVRGFLGARVDLIPHQFYILQEVASRRLPRVLLADEVGLGKTIEAGLILQRLLAVGQVRRALVLVPESLTHQWFVELLRRFNLWFSIYDEARCTECERSEPGQNPFLSAQLALASTDFLATSETRREQAVAAGWDLLIVDEAHHLEWTPEAASAGYQLVEQLAARTPGLLLLTATPTQLGLAGHFARLRLLDPARYTDFAPFAAEAGKFTAVAAIADKIVGERVLTAKDQAALRRLFTRDPARVEEHLAALAARRTGAREALLRTLLDQHGTGRVVFRNTRASMSGFPRRQFCPVPLDATENAALLARIARELEAEETGGEAAIRYSFRDDPRIAWLTEFLSGLKPAKVLLICRSARKVAAIEAALQEKAAFKVGQFHEGLPLVQRDRQAAWFAEPDGAQLLLCSEIGSEGRNFQFAHHLVLFDLPLNPGLVEQRIGRLDRIGQTETIRVHVPFVRGSAQEPVVEWYHAGLDAFEAPLHGGTDFQEAFRVPLLTLATGFATRPAAREEELAALVAETQAFRRERAERMEKGRDRLLELNSFNAAAAARVLDAIRAAEADRSVRTLLLDLLDHFGVTVKEHEGVEVTFDASHAYVESFPAIPADGLLATFDRKRALSREDIAFLSADHALLRDTSDLLVDSPAGTTAFGTMAGDAPNLLVEAVYVLEPVAEARWGVDRFLAPQPLRVVVDVRGDDLTEEHAAEDIADAFEDGDLHRFLEQPGFNAAVLKKLVAAAGGEAETRAAELRRAAAGCAESVLNAERQRLVDLQKLNDHVRPEEIALIGSQLEHVRAAIAAARLRLDSLRLVLVHPRD, from the coding sequence ATGTCGCTTTCCGTCGCCGGTCAACGCTGCCTCAGTGAACGCGAGCCCGAACTCGGGCTCGGCATCGTCGCGCAGGTCGATCGCGCCGCCAAGCGGATCGCGGTCGACTTCCCCGCCGCCGGCGAGCGCCGCCTCTACGCGCTGAACACGCCAGTCCTGAAACGAGTGCAGTTCCGCGCCGGCGAGGTCGTCGCGACGCGCGCCGGCGCACGCTTCACGGTCGAGGGGGTCACGGAGCAAGACGGCCTGCTCACTTACGCGGGCGAGGGACGCAGCGTGCGCGAGGACGAGGTGTCGGACGTCACCAGTGTCAGCCGTCCGCCGGAGCGCCTGCTCGCAGGACAGGCCGAGCCGGGCGAGGTTTTCGACCTGCGGTTGCGCACGTTGCGCTGGCAGGCGGCGTGGCGGCAGTCGGAGGTGCGCGGGTTCCTCGGGGCGCGCGTCGACCTGATCCCGCACCAGTTCTACATTTTGCAGGAGGTGGCGTCGCGCCGGTTGCCCCGCGTCCTGCTCGCCGACGAGGTCGGCCTCGGCAAGACGATCGAGGCGGGGCTGATTTTGCAGCGCCTGCTGGCCGTTGGACAAGTGCGCCGCGCGCTGGTGCTCGTGCCCGAGTCGCTGACGCACCAGTGGTTCGTCGAACTGTTGCGGCGGTTCAATCTGTGGTTCAGCATCTACGACGAAGCGCGCTGCACCGAGTGCGAGCGCAGCGAGCCCGGCCAGAATCCGTTCCTCTCGGCGCAACTCGCGCTCGCGAGCACCGATTTTTTGGCGACCAGCGAGACGCGGCGGGAGCAGGCGGTGGCGGCGGGATGGGATCTGCTGATCGTCGACGAGGCGCACCATCTTGAGTGGACGCCGGAGGCGGCGAGCGCTGGCTATCAACTCGTGGAGCAACTCGCCGCGCGCACGCCGGGCCTGCTGCTGCTGACCGCGACGCCGACGCAGCTCGGGCTCGCCGGGCATTTTGCGCGCCTGCGCCTGCTCGATCCGGCGCGCTACACGGATTTCGCGCCGTTCGCGGCCGAGGCCGGCAAGTTCACCGCCGTTGCGGCGATCGCCGACAAGATCGTCGGCGAGCGCGTGCTGACGGCGAAGGACCAGGCCGCGCTGCGCCGGCTCTTCACGCGCGATCCGGCGCGGGTCGAAGAGCATTTGGCGGCGCTCGCCGCCAGGCGGACGGGCGCGCGCGAGGCGCTGTTGCGCACGCTGCTCGACCAACACGGGACGGGGCGTGTCGTTTTCCGCAATACGCGGGCGAGCATGAGCGGTTTTCCGCGCCGGCAATTCTGTCCCGTGCCGCTCGACGCGACCGAAAACGCGGCGTTGCTCGCGCGCATCGCGCGCGAACTCGAGGCGGAGGAAACCGGTGGCGAGGCGGCGATCCGCTACTCGTTTCGCGACGACCCGCGCATCGCTTGGCTCACGGAATTCCTCTCCGGACTGAAACCGGCGAAGGTGCTCCTGATCTGCCGCTCGGCACGCAAAGTCGCGGCGATCGAAGCGGCGTTGCAGGAAAAGGCGGCGTTCAAGGTCGGGCAGTTTCACGAGGGCCTGCCGCTGGTGCAGCGCGACCGCCAGGCGGCGTGGTTCGCCGAGCCCGATGGCGCGCAGCTGCTGCTTTGCTCCGAGATCGGCAGCGAGGGTCGCAATTTCCAGTTCGCGCATCATCTCGTGCTCTTCGATCTCCCGCTGAACCCCGGCCTCGTCGAGCAGCGCATCGGTCGTCTCGACCGCATCGGCCAGACCGAGACGATCCGTGTGCATGTGCCGTTTGTGCGCGGCAGCGCGCAGGAGCCGGTGGTCGAGTGGTATCACGCGGGGCTCGACGCGTTCGAGGCGCCGCTGCACGGCGGCACGGATTTCCAGGAGGCGTTTCGCGTTCCGCTGCTCACGCTCGCGACCGGTTTCGCGACGCGGCCGGCGGCGAGGGAGGAGGAACTCGCGGCGCTCGTGGCGGAGACGCAGGCGTTTCGCCGCGAGCGGGCGGAGCGCATGGAGAAGGGGCGCGACCGTTTGCTCGAGTTGAATTCCTTCAACGCCGCGGCGGCGGCGCGCGTGCTCGACGCGATCCGGGCGGCCGAGGCGGATCGCTCCGTGCGCACGCTGCTCCTGGATCTGCTCGATCACTTCGGCGTCACGGTGAAGGAGCACGAGGGAGTCGAGGTCACGTTCGATGCGAGCCATGCCTACGTGGAGAGCTTTCCCGCCATTCCGGCGGACGGCTTGCTCGCGACGTTCGACCGCAAGCGGGCGCTGTCGCGCGAGGACATCGCGTTTCTCTCGGCCGACCACGCGTTGCTGCGCGACACCAGCGACCTGCTGGTGGATTCCCCCGCGGGCACGACGGCGTTCGGCACGATGGCGGGCGACGCGCCGAATCTCCTCGTCGAGGCGGTTTACGTGCTCGAGCCCGTCGCGGAGGCGCGCTGGGGCGTGGACCGCTTCCTCGCGCCGCAGCCGTTGCGCGTGGTCGTGGATGTGCGCGGCGACGATTTGACCGAGGAGCACGCGGCGGAGGACATCGCGGATGCCTTCGAGGACGGCGACCTGCACCGTTTCCTCGAGCAACCGGGCTTCAACGCCGCCGTGCTGAAGAAACTCGTGGCGGCGGCCGGCGGCGAAGCCGAGACGCGCGCCGCGGAGCTGCGCCGTGCGGCGGCGGGATGCGCGGAGTCGGTGCTGAACGCGGAGCGGCAGCGCTTGGTCGACCTACAGAAGTTGAACGACCACGTCCGTCCGGAGGAGATCGCGCTGATCGGCTCGCAACTCGAGCACGTGCGCGCGGCGATCGCCGCCGCGCGATTGCGGCTGGATTCGCTGCGGCTGGTTCTGGTGCATCCGCGCGACTGA
- a CDS encoding MHS family MFS transporter, whose product MSDPGSAPRPNSARRVLLASLAGTTIEFFDFYIYATAAVLVFPKLFFPASEPAAATLQSFATFALAFFARPVGSAVFGHFGDRIGRKATLVAALLTMGLSTVAIGLLPTYASIGIAAPLLLAVCRFGQGFGLGGEWGGAVLLATENAPPGKRAWYGMFPQLGAPIGFLMSGGIFVVLSKTMSDAQFLAWGWRLPFLASAVLVLVGLWVRLKISETPAFARAMAEEKRVAVPIMTVVTTHARALVLGTLGAVATFTLFYLLTVFCLSWGTTKLGFTREKFLLIQMTGVLFFGIAIPVSAVVADRRGRKLTLAVVSAAIVVFGFVLGPIFSAGTGGAFAAMILGFTLMGLTYGPLGTMLSELFPTAVRYTGASMTFNLAGILGASLAPYAATWLATHHGLQAVGHYLAIVAAITLGAILLSHETRDTEH is encoded by the coding sequence ATGAGCGACCCCGGCTCGGCTCCACGCCCCAATTCCGCCCGTCGTGTCCTGCTGGCCAGCCTCGCCGGCACGACGATCGAGTTCTTCGACTTCTATATCTACGCCACGGCGGCGGTGCTCGTGTTTCCCAAGCTGTTTTTCCCGGCCTCGGAGCCGGCGGCGGCGACGCTCCAGTCGTTCGCCACGTTCGCACTAGCGTTTTTTGCGCGTCCGGTCGGCTCGGCGGTTTTCGGGCACTTCGGCGACCGCATCGGCCGCAAGGCCACGCTCGTCGCCGCGCTGCTCACGATGGGCCTTTCGACCGTCGCGATCGGTTTGCTGCCCACTTACGCGAGCATCGGCATCGCAGCGCCGCTGCTGTTGGCGGTGTGCCGTTTCGGGCAGGGCTTCGGACTCGGCGGTGAATGGGGCGGCGCGGTGCTGCTCGCGACCGAGAACGCGCCGCCGGGCAAACGCGCGTGGTATGGCATGTTCCCGCAGCTCGGGGCGCCGATCGGGTTTCTGATGTCGGGCGGAATCTTCGTGGTGTTGTCGAAGACGATGTCGGATGCGCAATTCCTCGCGTGGGGCTGGCGCCTGCCGTTCCTGGCGAGCGCGGTGCTCGTGCTGGTCGGCCTGTGGGTGCGGCTCAAGATCAGCGAGACTCCGGCGTTCGCGCGCGCGATGGCGGAGGAGAAGCGCGTGGCGGTGCCGATCATGACGGTCGTGACGACCCACGCGCGCGCACTCGTGCTCGGCACGCTCGGCGCGGTGGCGACGTTCACGCTGTTTTATCTGCTCACGGTGTTCTGCCTCAGCTGGGGGACGACGAAGCTCGGGTTCACGCGCGAGAAATTCCTGCTCATCCAGATGACCGGCGTGCTGTTCTTCGGCATCGCGATTCCGGTATCGGCCGTGGTGGCCGACCGACGCGGGCGCAAGCTCACGCTCGCCGTCGTTTCGGCGGCGATCGTGGTCTTCGGCTTCGTGCTCGGGCCGATTTTCAGCGCGGGAACCGGCGGTGCGTTCGCGGCGATGATCCTGGGTTTCACGCTCATGGGCCTGACTTACGGGCCGCTCGGCACGATGCTGTCGGAGCTATTCCCGACGGCGGTGCGCTACACCGGCGCGTCGATGACCTTCAATCTCGCCGGCATCCTCGGCGCCTCGCTCGCGCCGTATGCGGCGACGTGGCTGGCGACGCACCACGGCTTGCAGGCGGTCGGGCACTATTTGGCCATCGTCGCAGCGATCACGCTCGGCGCGATTCTGCTGAGCCACGAGACGCGCGACACGGAACATTGA